One window of the Candidatus Micrarchaeia archaeon genome contains the following:
- a CDS encoding tyrosine-type recombinase/integrase, which produces MVSGLGYSNWRKSITRSKWMTEEDKALFQKFAEDAVAHQIGDRRIEKYRSDLSICNTITGKTIAQMLDDPSGSVSMINASKQYKPATKKDAKRTLGSLYIFRKTGRRSLKRLSLDEAELFKHEIKAGDKQLGKPIITREEVRELAKYGDVFDKALIYLLFESGTRIGELLPLRKSDLFFTNEGLDVNVPQGKTGARRITVVEAASYVSAWLENHPIKKGDAPLWITPSKKRPLSYPISVMRLRECAERMNAARKKEGLPKMLKPVNPHNFRHSRATELGAEAGMTEQIMDKYFGWEIGSNMARTYLHLTDEQVKKAVLRTYGKVKPEEEKKVITEKLCQRCKLKNPIANTYCSACGSDLNSGKVVSTISILENKVEEMIKRIEKLEGTRAKNTVKRANRASD; this is translated from the coding sequence ATGGTCTCAGGTCTTGGCTATTCCAACTGGCGCAAAAGCATCACGCGCTCGAAGTGGATGACCGAGGAAGACAAGGCACTCTTTCAGAAGTTCGCCGAGGATGCAGTAGCCCATCAGATAGGGGACAGGCGCATCGAGAAATACAGGTCAGACCTCTCCATCTGCAACACGATCACGGGAAAGACGATTGCGCAGATGCTCGACGATCCGAGCGGCTCCGTCAGCATGATCAACGCCAGCAAGCAATACAAGCCCGCCACGAAGAAGGACGCGAAGAGGACTCTGGGCAGCCTTTACATCTTCAGGAAGACGGGACGGAGATCCCTGAAGAGGTTGTCCCTGGACGAGGCAGAGCTGTTCAAGCACGAGATAAAGGCGGGGGACAAGCAGCTCGGAAAGCCCATCATCACGAGGGAAGAAGTGCGGGAGCTGGCTAAATATGGCGACGTGTTTGACAAGGCGCTGATCTACCTTCTTTTCGAGAGCGGCACGAGGATCGGCGAACTGCTCCCTCTGAGAAAGTCAGACCTGTTCTTCACGAATGAAGGTCTTGACGTCAATGTTCCGCAGGGAAAGACTGGCGCGCGAAGGATAACAGTCGTCGAAGCCGCATCGTATGTCAGCGCGTGGCTGGAGAATCATCCGATAAAGAAGGGGGATGCCCCGCTCTGGATTACTCCGTCGAAAAAGCGCCCTCTGAGCTATCCCATCTCAGTAATGAGGCTCAGGGAGTGCGCTGAGAGGATGAACGCAGCAAGGAAGAAGGAAGGTCTGCCCAAAATGCTCAAGCCTGTCAATCCCCACAACTTCAGGCATTCACGCGCCACAGAACTCGGGGCGGAAGCAGGCATGACCGAGCAGATCATGGACAAATATTTCGGCTGGGAGATCGGCTCGAACATGGCGAGGACATACCTGCACCTCACAGACGAGCAGGTCAAGAAAGCCGTTCTGAGGACGTATGGCAAGGTCAAGCCCGAGGAAGAGAAGAAAGTCATCACCGAGAAGCTCTGCCAGCGCTGCAAGCTGAAGAATCCGATCGCGAACACCTACTGCTCGGCGTGCGGCTCTGACTTGAACAGCGGGAAGGTCGTCAGCACGATCTCAATCCTCGAAAACAAGGTCGAGGAGATGATAAAGAGAATCGAGAAGCTTGAGGGAACAAGAGCGAAAAACACTGTTAAGAGAGCCAACCGAGCTAGCGATTGA